In the genome of Malania oleifera isolate guangnan ecotype guangnan chromosome 5, ASM2987363v1, whole genome shotgun sequence, the window ttgatgtttcaggaaatctTAATTCGGCTTCTAACCTACTTGAAGTAAAGCAATGTACAGACAACCTCTTTCTCTCTATCATCAGTTTGTTAAGTTAAatttttcctatatatatatatatattgcttccaagataaaaaaaaaaaacttcatttttCAGAATTTTATATGATCACTGACTGCAAAGATGTAGTCGCCAACAATAAGACGTGCATCTGGTTGTTTACTGACTTTTACACCCAATGTAGACTCCGCTCCTGCAAAATCAATTGCACTCCACTTATTTGTGACTATGGGAGTTTTCTCAACGTCACTGGCAGCTGCTcttctttcactttcatcagcaAATCTAGGAGCAATAGGCATTGTAGCTGCTAGGGACACCAACACTACTATTTCTGACCTGCCATCCGCCAATGAATCTACATGTAAGTATTTGCAAGCTAGGTTGGGCCTGAAAGATCAAGTTTGGTTCATCTATTTGCTTATGAACATTGCCTAGATTTTCCTCCTGTATGAAGATTTTTCAGTGCACCAGCACTACGTGTTCTACTACTCCTATCACTGCCACCACAGCCACCAATATTCATTTTTACCTGTATTGCATTGCATTGCAGAATTAATTTTCCTGATAATCATTGTGGTTCACTTCCAATATCTAAAGAAATTTCATCACAGGGAATGGTGGGACATCTACAAGCATTTGTCCTATCAGACTGGTTCTCAGTAAGTCACCCAGTAGAATATTCCGAGACAACAAAAGGCCTAAGATGGCTTATACCACGTGAAAATCTTCCATGGGAGAAAGAAAGCACATCAGTCTGGCCTAATCATTTTCATTTGGACAAAAATAAGTTTGCAATTAAATTTAGTGGCATGCCCATTGCATACTTGAATCCAAAAAGGGCGTATCATGTTGGGCTTTTGTgaagcctagttgtgttttaatttggataaCGACCCGACctttatttaattagagatttctatcttaAGGCTTACGGctcaagccttcgctccatggactaagtgGCACAAGTTGTACTCGTGGGGGTCCGGGGGCAACGCCCCTAGGAaattttttggagcccattcggaacggaaccctaggtgcaacatataaaaaggattgctttcgggtgattagggttgggcgtggttgtacctgcgagagagcgagagggagagcattgtatcgctacaccctctgtgttttcttcctgataatattgaaatccctgcaactccgtggacgtaggcaaaattaccgaatcacgtaaatattgtcttgtgcgtgtgattgatttttctttggcattatttttccttctattttgtttgtcacaggtttcaggaatttgttctttattcccaacataTCATTCAATTGGCTTGAATTCaacaattttttcttcttttttgtcatGTCGACAACTATGTTTGGCAGAGATTTTCCCCAAGGCCGGTTGGCTCCACAGGAAGCACAATGTGAGCATGTAAAACAGCCCTTATGATCTACCTCTCAATTCCAATGAATCCTTCACTTATTTTTTGGTGAGTATTTTCCTAATATGATTCTATACAAATGAGTTATAACAACTGCACTTCAGTTCGATAATTTTTTTCTTGCAGAGAGGAGAGCCCTTGTCTGCTAGTAATGTCGTCAAGAGAATGGAGAACTACACAAAGtagtttattttcttctttttctattttcaGACATGATTGCAGGAAAGAAATCCTATTGACTaaaattggaaaaagaaaaacataggTCAGCTGTAGATATGATTGACAAGAAATACCAGCTCATGTTCTTCAATTGAATAATTCAGTCAATTGAAAGAGTGATAACATGATATAAATATTGCTGAGTTTGTTTTCACAACAGGTGGGAAGATTTGAAGATGAAATTATTCTGGCTTAGTGTTGGGGGAGGGAGTTCACCAACAAtccattttcttaatttaatttttctgaGATGGAGGACTGGAACATCAGCTTGTGCGATTCTTTCAGTACCAAGGTTTGAACTCTTTCTTCTAATTCTCATGCTACCATGTATCTCTCAGTCATCAGCATTTGTCATCAGCGGTAAGATATCATTTCTGTGCTTTTCTAATTTGATTTATTTGTCCCTTGAGgaatttttccttaaatttagATTGTCATGTTTCACAGGTGGTACGTCAGGGGGAATCATGGCTGGGGTTGAATTGCTAGTCATCCCTGGAGCCTTTATTTTTTCAGTCTTCCTTTTTCTTATGGTTGCAATTTACCCTGGTACCTTTGCTCGGTACAAAGAAGTCAAGCACACAACTGCAGAGGAACAATGGTATGCGAAGTCATGAGCCTTCTTCACTGGGAAACCTACCAACGGAAAATGGTTCTATAGGGAAGGGGTGCCTTCGTCTTTCCTCCCTAGATTTGGAATTATATTTGAGAACTGTAAAGGTCGTTCGTTGTTTGTCTTAGTTGATCAAACTGACCCGAACAGTGTATCAACCTGGATCGAAAGCAGCCAAAGTTGGATTGGAAGAATGAAAGCTATCAGCTCAAATGACAGCAATGAAGAAACCAAGGTCCCCATGTCCAAGTGGTTCCTTGGATTTGCTAAATCTTCCTATATTATCATTGATCTTCTGCGTAGGGCCGGTTTAGGGATATTATCAGGAGCCTATTCATCTCAAGGATCAAGGCAAAGCATTTTCGCGCTGACCATCACTGTAGTACAATTCCCCTATCTGTTTACTCTCAAACCATACATCATGAGGAGAGTCTACGTGGTGGAGAGTGTCTCCCTCTTGTGTGAAGCAGGAATATTTGGACTGTCAACTGGCATAACTGGTTAAATCCAATTCAAGAGCAGACTCTGGGCTTCATAATGCTCACTCTACTCTTCCTTAGCTTCATTTTCCTGATAACAAATGAGTGGTACAATCTGATAAAATGACTTCTAAGAATGTATCAGCCTCAGAAGAATTCATTCTCTCCCAAGGCAGCAGTGGTCAAGTTTCATACATGTATACTCCCAACCCAAAACAGGCCTAGCCCCACCCTAGGTCTAGAGAGGGGATCTGGAAACATAGTAGCACCACATATCAACCCTCCGAGTGTCATCACGGCAACAGTATTCCCAATGCTCAGCCCAGGGCCACCCAGCCTTAATGCTATGCAGAGGACTGTTCCCACAACAATGGATACAGAGGTCAATGGATAGAGAACAGGAGGAGGGAAGCAACCAAAAGGACTCAAAATGGGACCGAATAGTGAGCTTAAGAAGCTGAGGGAGTTGGCGATGGCTAGTTTTCCCGGGAGTTCAATGGGTGATGAAGCTAGCACCAGCTATGGTCAGAGAAGGCAATTTTTGTCCATTGAAGCCCCATTAGATGATTTTCAGCCCTCCTCTTCAAAGAACATGAAGTGACCTGCAAAATTATTGGGCCTAAATTTTGCACAAAACTTCAAGTTCTTCCTCATCTAATATGCTCAACATATTTTTGCTTTGCTATGACATATTTCAAGGTTCCTACTAATCTTGCTAACTTCTCATAATGATTTTTCTGTGCACCCAGCTATGATCTAACCTTTTAGCTTTCAAGGTCAACTCAGAATTCTATAGAAAATAAACCAAAGAAACATGTTAAGAAGCATGAAAAggaatataaatataaataaataaatatatatatatatatatatatatatttatgaagaTGCTGAGAAAAATAGTCTCTTCCACAGTTCCACCCTGCCAACAGGAAAAAATATAAGAGCTGATGTTGTTCATCTGAAGTggtaaaaaaatttggaaactatACATTTACTGTTATATTGATTGAACTTCCATCGAACTAGTGAATCACAAATAAAATGGTATGTTCAAGCGTTGCAGAATCTCTAAATTCCCCATCAATTGCAAGATAAAAGCCTTTGATTCAACACATAAAGGCAGATAACATGAAACCAAAATGCCTGAATCGAAGAACTTACATTACAATAGCAGATTCAAAGGATTCATGATCTTCAATACTCACCATAATCAGGAGGATCTGGATCATCATCCCAATCGAACTGGAAGAATGAATCTCCCGTCAACTCCTGTTTTTCAGTAAGTAACCGATTAATCCCGTGAACAACAAGCGCATCACGGTAGTACATGTCCGGAAAGATCACCGGAAGTCCGTTTAGCTCAAGAACATCTCCAGACCTGGTAACGTTAATCACAAACCCCTCTGAGAATGTCTGCAATATAGTTCCACTGTCAAGCTCAGCCAATTCCAACCATGTCAAACAATTAGGCACCACATGCCGCCGAAAAAATACCGAAAAATCACCAAAATTCTTCACGGCTTCGTCGATTGCTTCATCGACCGGCGCAAAAATCGTGAGCCCTGTATAATTCACAAAACCCACTAGCTGCATATCAAGAAACGTGGCCATTCTTGAGTAGCCTCTGGACCTCAGCAAATCCGAAACCAAATCAAAAAAACCAGCACCAGACCCAGATGGGTCACTCCACAGCAGATCGCTAACCATGGAACCAGGGGTCGAAGCCGGGGCCAAATTCTGATGCATCACGAAAGAAGAATTAAAGAATTCTTCAATTCCGTATATAACCATTGACGATCCATCGTCGTAAACCGGAGAATCTTCGATCTTAACATTGTTTATGGTGAAATCGACGCCGTCAGACGGAGCAGTGACGATCAATGAGTGGTTTAACAACAAGGTGGGGATGGTTGCGCCGGGGGGAAGAGCAGAGAGGTTTTGGGGGTGAAGTCTCAGAGGGGAAATGTGAAATTGAAGCAGAAGAAGAGACGGTTGGCCGGAAAGGAGGAAGGCTGCGTCGGAAGGGGCGAATATGGTGGCCGCCGGCGACGAATTGAGGAGCAGGGTAGGGGAGGCGAGCTGGAGGGTCAGCGCCATAGATAGGAAGCCGGAGTCTGAGAGGGTTTGTGTGGCGTTTCGAAAGGTTTCCGGCAGCAAAACGGCGGAGGAGGAGAGGAGGGAGAGGAGGAAGagggagaaaagaaaagaggTTAAAGTTGCCATGGTCTGAAGCAGCTTCTTCATGCAGTGGCAGAGGACCAAGAAAGCGGAAGCTCTGCGAATGTATGGGCgggaaaaaaataatatgcaGTTGGAAAAGTTTTCCGGCAGCAAAACGGCGGAGGAGGAGAGGAGGGAGAGGAGGAAGagggagaaaagaaaagaggTTAAAGTTGCCATGGTCTGAAGCAACTTCTTCATGCAGTGGCAGAGGACCAAGAAAGCGGAAGCTCTGCGAATGTATGGGCgggaaaaaaataatatgcaGTTGGAAAAGTTTTTTAAGTGAAAATGGAAAACTTGTATGTAAAAATAAAAGGGAGACAAATTTATCATATCATTTcgtcatatttttttattaaaattttttttttcatttttctcattttattctCAAACTAAACACGACTTTAAATGATCGTTTGGTATCATTGTTAAAAATGACAGAAACGAAACtaattgaatttattattattttttgagagttatgcatatttttttatttatatttaaatttatatatcattttatttttttttattttaaaattcataatgAATTATTTAATCGAAAAAATTGCATATTAAATTTTCTAACATTGtcaaaataactgaaaatcataaaatttaattttcaattattttacaaaaaaataataaaaaaaattaataatataaataaatgcactttataatatattttttcacagggtagaaatagaaatagaaaaaaaaatctacaTACCAAACAAACCCTAAGATTTTTCAATTGTGTATGCCTTGTAATAGGCTTTGGGGGCATTAATTATGTTTTGTTAGAGGGCTACTACATCTTATAGTGAGACTTATAACTTTCAAAAGTAATACATACGGGCTTTGTTGTCTATAAGcccaataaaattaattttatattcatAATAGCAAAGCAAATTAGATTGTGTTTAATTCACGAAATATTTATTCTTATAAGTAGAATGAAATGTAATTAGATGCTATGGAAATTATATAGGAATGAAATAGAAAGAAGTCTTTCATTCAAGAATTTGTATTGTTCTATCTAATGCAAAATAGGAAAGAAGTGTTTATTTTCCATTGTGAGGttttagaataatcatttattttatatttatgcaATGAAATCATAAGAAAAATCTGCATTATTATTGATTTTGTGACAACAATAATTTTTTTGTGTAAACTATCAATATATTTTGTTATACTGACTTTATAACTAAAAACAAACACTACACAAATCAAACTATCTAGTAAAACATTTAACATGGTACTCaaaataatttcaacattttAGCACATTTGCATACATGTGGATAGCAAACCTTGCAGGAAAAAAGGGGATAATGTGATCTATTTGTATTACGGATAATTAGatcttttttatatttatatgtaacaTGATGTAAAACTCCGCCACCACAGTCAGTCCCAAGCTCAGGTAAAGAAGGAGGATTGCGTTAAGTAGCTGACAGccaacgtaaaatttgtcagattaCTATGATATAAATCtttaccgaatatttgttggaACGTCCCATATAAGCCATACGTTGCACTTGTACCACTCGAgagtagcgaaaagtgggcgagggtgggctaggtcgtcgccccgaaatGAAGCACAATGTCGACGCCCGGGTAtgatgtcaaatatgcgagggttcctacatcattctATATGTGGGTAGGTAAATTAGTTAGTtcaagaaactaagattagattaacaacttggaaaATAGGGACATTTATGGGTAAAACAttgaaattgtggacacaataattagaagaaaaattaatataatttgccttcaagaagtTAAGTGGATGGGGGAGAAAGTTATAAAAGTTGATAAATCAGAATTTAAACTTTgatacactagaaaagaaaaacataagaatagagtaggaattattgtaaacaaaaacttaaaagatagcaagCATTGTTAATGTAAACATAGTAGGagatataattataaaaatcaagatgatattaggctaagagataataaatatcattagtgcttatgctcctcaagtagacttagaagaaaattttaagagatattttaggaagatatggatagtataaTACAAGGCATACTAGAGATTGAGaaatattcataggaggagatatgaatggacacgttggaagggataataaaagttTTGAGATGATACATAcaagatatggatatggagacaaaaatgagtatggggagatgatcttagacttcgtgttggagatgtggctcatatttgagtggaacgcatgtaccAAGGAAAGTTtagtgatgcaaagaacaagGAGGCTGGTTGCAGGatcaattcgtcaacgaattggtcAACAGTGTTAGAGACGATTTGCTCACGGtatcaaactgtcgacggttcAGCCTACAGGATTTAGCTCTCAGCATAAAATTGTTGATGGTTTCGTTCAATGCATGTCATGGAATTTGAATCGTGGGATCAGCAGGTTAGGGagattggaggattttcctctaaGGTTGCTATAGGAGtgatttagataggttctaaTACTTATGTGTGCATAAGGATTCatttataatcatattttgtaacccttgatgtaagcttgacattgtgatagtgaaaattcagttgctgctcctgtggacgtaggcatattgccaaaccacgtaaattttgtgtctttgattattgctttcgttgattctctttgtgagtgattgtttgttttgtattattcatcattgagtgcttgcattacttgtttcaAATTCGAGTTTGCGAGGTTTCTGCTACGCATTCGCTTCAACAAATTGGTATCtgagctattggttgcaatgacTAGGATCTTTTTAGTGAAATTCGATGTTAATAAGTTCGATGGAATGAGAAATTTCAAACTTTGGCaaaggagggttaaggacttgctagtgcagtAAGGTATAGTGAAGGCACTATACGGAAATAAACCGAAAGGTATGGATGAcacgagttggaaggagttggaagtgaAAGTTGTGTCCACTATCCAACATTATATGGccaatgacgtgatgtatcatgtcatggatgaggaatcgccgaCAGTGGTTTGGCTGAAATTGGAAAATCGTTATATGTCCAAGTTAttgatgaacaagttgtatcttatgcaaaaactatattggcttaagatggcagagggtttaAACCTGACTCAGCACCtacatcaacacattcaatcagatcattagtgatatgAAGCTAGTTGATATGAAGTTCAAGGAAGAAGACAAAGCGTTGATGTTGCTAAATTCCCTACCGACGTCTCCTACATACGAGAATCTAATTGAATATAGAAAATGGTAAAATGTGCAAAGCAGAGAGAAGAAATACGAAATGGTAGATAAACTACCTTAATCGTATAGCCCAAACTTAAtatattctttcaattgatataaaaaaaaaaattagctgaCCCAATTAACAAGAACATCACTATTCATTGGGGGCATGAAACTGCCATGTGCCAAATTATCACATTTGATCTCTCCACGTAGATTGAGCGGGCTCTCGCGAGCCTAACAACACCCAATTGTGGGCTGGGCCATGCCCATCATATTGGTCCATTATTCTCATGTGTGGACCCTCAAACCCATTTCAAGGCCCATATTCACGATAAAGACCCCCTTCAGCCCAGGCCTCTATTTTCCTATTGACTAAAGCCCCCTTAAATCCAAATCTCTAAAGATTATTTTGCACTCCCAAATTTAATTTCTAGAAATTACCCTTCAATTCATTGACAAATCGTTGAATTTTCCTTCTCAAGAAGGCTATTTGTgtaatttgaatattttttggaATGACCATTTTGCCCTCCATCAATGCGACCAGTCAGGCAAGTAAGAAAGATCATCACAACGAAATGTCGAAACTGCCCTCATGCTGTCCCTTGTTCGGTAGCTCATTTCagaatgagttttttttttttactaaattggggttataaaaaaaactaaacacaaaaatGGGATTGATGAAAAACAAGTTACAGTAGTGTGTAGGGACCCGAACccataaaagaaaagaaaataaataaaagaaaagagaaataagggaaaggaaaagaaaagaaggaaataagGTTTGGCAGGACCAAATCGTCGAAGGTTTTCTAGAGCccagaaaaaccgtcgacggttttcctctGGCCAAGCTTACTTAAGTAGTAAGCAAGGTGTTTTATTTCATAacctacatctctctctctctctctctaaattaggttttgagactct includes:
- the LOC131155728 gene encoding putative fasciclin-like arabinogalactan protein 20, which gives rise to MATLTSFLFSLFLLSLLSSSAVLLPENFSNCILFFSRPYIRRASAFLVLCHCMKKLLQTMATLTSFLFSLFLLSLLSSSAVLLPETFRNATQTLSDSGFLSMALTLQLASPTLLLNSSPAATIFAPSDAAFLLSGQPSLLLLQFHISPLRLHPQNLSALPPGATIPTLLLNHSLIVTAPSDGVDFTINNVKIEDSPVYDDGSSMVIYGIEEFFNSSFVMHQNLAPASTPGSMVSDLLWSDPSGSGAGFFDLVSDLLRSRGYSRMATFLDMQLVGFVNYTGLTIFAPVDEAIDEAVKNFGDFSVFFRRHVVPNCLTWLELAELDSGTILQTFSEGFVINVTRSGDVLELNGLPVIFPDMYYRDALVVHGINRLLTEKQELTGDSFFQFDWDDDPDPPDYGNPNREADRTPCR